The Anolis carolinensis isolate JA03-04 chromosome 1, rAnoCar3.1.pri, whole genome shotgun sequence genome window below encodes:
- the LOC100563314 gene encoding alpha-1-antiproteinase: MKPIYLSWLLIVLQVCCQHHPRDNIGPDGHGDKIIFEDQDSPLEEEQGKKTTYYEKIAPNNADFAFRFYRHIASNTAAKNIFFSPFSISTAFAMLVLGARSETQNQIYEGLAFNLSEIEKNEIHKGFHQLIHTLSNPNNKAQVEIGNAMFMNETLKILPKFLEDIKSLYAAEGFSSNFSNSTAAEKQINEYVQTKTHGKIAQAVENLDALTAMILINYIFFKAHWEKPFDPYNTREADFFPDANTTVKVFMMYRQDFFNFLYDHNLSCWVVEVPYKGDASAFFILPDQGKMKQVESALSSETLAKWQTSLTLREIHLFIPKLSLSTSYNVKDLLQKMGITDVFNENADLSGITGKPNLKVSRAVHKAVVDIHESGTVAGAATAIQITARCCPPETYIICNHPFLLLIVNKATHTILFAGKILNPFEK, translated from the exons ATGAAGCCCATTTACCTTTCCTGGTTGCTTATTGTTCTTCAAGTCTGTTGTCAACACCATCCAAGAGACAACATTGGTCCAGATGGTCATGGAGATAAAATCATATTTGAAGATCAAGATTCTCCCCTGGAAGAAGAACAAGGAAAGAAGACTACATATTATGAAAAGATAGCTCCCAATAATGCTGATTTTGCATTCAGATTCTACAGGCACATAGCATCCAACACAGCtgccaaaaatattttcttctctcccttcagtATCTCCACAGCTTTCGCTATGCTAGTTCTGGGTGCCAGATCTGAAACCCAAAACCAGATTTATGAAGGTCTTGCTTTTAATCTGTCTGAGATTGAGAAGAATGAGATCCACAAAGGATTCCATCAGCTTATCCACACGCTTAGCAACCCAAATAACAAAGCACAAGTGGAGATAGGGAATGCCATGTTCATGAATGAAACACTGAAAATACTGCCAAAGTTTCTGGAGGACATTAAAAGTTTATATGCTGCTGAAGGGTTTTCTTCAAACTTCAGCAATTCCACAGCAGCTGAAAAGCAAATAAATGAGTATGTGCAAACCAAAACTCATGGGAAAATAGCCCAGGCAGTGGAAAATCTGGATGCACTGACTGCAATGATTCTTATAAACTATATTTTCTTCAAAG CTCACTGGGAAAAACCTTTTGATCCTTACAATACTAGAGAAGCAGACTTTTTTCCAGATGCAAACACCACTGTGAAAGTCTTTATGATGTATCGACAAGACTTTTTCAATTTTCTCTACGACCACAATCTGTCTTGCTGGGTGGTGGAAGTCCCATATAAAGGAGATGCTTCTGCATTTTTCATTCTGCCAGACCAAGGGAAAATGAAGCAAGTCGAGAGTGCCTTATCAAGTGAAACTCTGGCTAAATGGCAAACATCCTTAACACTTAG AGAAATCCATTTATTCATTCCAAAACTGTCACTTTCTACATCTTACAATGTGAAAGATTTGCTGCAAAAAATGGGCATCACTGATGTCTTTAATGAAAATGCTGACCTGTCTGGAATAACGGGAAAACCCAATCTGAAGGTTTCCAGA GCTGTTCACAAGGCTGTTGTGGATATCCATGAGAGTGGCACTGTGGCAGGGGCAGCCACTGCTATACAGATTACAGCAAGGTGTTGTCCTCCTGAAACTTACATCATATGCAACCACCCTTTCCTCTTGCTAATTGTTAATAAAGCAACACATACCATCCTCTTTGCAGGGAAAATTCTAAATCCATTTGAAAAATGA